In Solanum lycopersicum chromosome 3, SLM_r2.1, the genomic stretch cctaaattctaaTTACTTCccccctcatttcattatttccaGATATGATATATTCACCCGTTCTCCCTCATTTCGCAGTTTGAATTTTATACTTTTCTTCGTGGatgagtttcaaagtggatatttaTGCTTGTatgttagtaaatattttttcttattttgttatgCTTATGATTTCAAAGCATGACAGTTAGGATTTCACAATTTTCCCCTAATTTCGCAGCTAAGGCTTCGTAGCTTTCTTGGGGGctgagtttcaaagtggatattcatggttgtaggttagtaaatattttttcttattttattacgtTTACAATTTCAAAGTATGATATCTAGAATTTTACAACTTTCCCGtttgtagacaataaaattcacgtcgagaaaataataatcaggaacggaaaattatagcaacaatcaatttattatttcaaatgcgagtgttacaatctctatgattcctctgaattctcctttcaaatataaattcaagggttgtaaagcttgatcttgaacttgggatttatcttgatcttgatcttggacttgaaCTTCAACTTAGAGTTGAACTTTAtgtgaactttatcttgatcttgaagttgaacttgaactttatcttgatcttgacttctaGTTGAATTTAAGGGCTtcgagcttgatcttgaatccgacggtcttgatcttgatcgttcttgaaacttgaatgcttgaattcttgAACTTATAGAGAAATCTGCAATTTTTTATCCACGAgctttctctagcttcttgttaaaattattggtcctcttttctaaattataagacccctatttatagttttagaatagaagAGTTGCAATTGGAACATGACATCCTTCgaccaatcagatttaagtgaaatatcatATGGGCTTTATAGAGCgggttttaattaaattcatgtttatctgaatttaaataattaaatcaattatattagtccataatattaatttgaactaatttatttattaatttaatataattcaaatcatttaataaatttatatttaatttttaaaaaaatgattacaCCGTCATTTCGCGTCCAAGGTTTCATAACTTTCTTCAAAGTGGATTTTCgtggtttaaaaaaataataaaataagaaaaaagtttacTAACCTATAACAACGAATATCCACTTTGATACCAACCACGGAGAAAAGTATGAAACCCTAGCTGTGAAATAAGGGAGAAGGGGTGAAAttgtttctaaaaaataatgaaatgaggggaaaatgagtaattaagatTTAGGAATTTAGTCAATGTGGCACATGTGGAATTTAACAACTTTTGCTAATAAGAAGGTCACTTTTGATCAATGAGTTTAAcgggaagggtagttttgagccgaattataatttaaaggtatatatCAGTTATTTCGGATAGTTTATTATACTTTtgaccctttttcttttaatctatGTGGTAGTGGAAATCTATTGGGGTGACATGTGACATTCATATGGCATTCACATGATATTTAAAAGGACACTTTTTACTCAATAGTTTGACAGGAAGCGTAATTTTGAGCCAAATTATAATTAAGGCTATATATAAgctatttcaaataatttaagggTGTTTTGATACTTTTCTGTATATGAAATTATCGATAATGTATGcattaaaagcaaaaaaaaaatgatatcataTACACGTTTGTCGGCAAGGACCAccataattaaaatatagtaaaaaaaaaaaatgaaatcaccACAAATAACATAGGAAAAAACTAAATACAACAAAGATATATAGTTGCGTCATATTTTAACGTCATAAAGCATACGTCAAATTCtagaaagataaataaaaatgtcttaTATTTCTACTTTAATTTCTTAGTTGGGTTTGCTTCCTTGGAGCTTCCTGTCATGTTCTTATCTCTTTCCTTCTCACTCTCACCCACCATATATAAACTATAACCCCATCATCACTTCCTAAATTCTCAGATCttataataactttttttttttaaaaaatggaggATTTTCTTGGTGAAAACCCACATAATAGATTGATAAAAGAACTTGTTGAAGGAAAAAGTTTCACTGTCCAACTTCAAACTCTACTTAAACAACCTAATGAATCAGTCTTAGCTGAAGAACTTATTCGCAAAATATGGGGATCTTTTACTCAGGCTATTACTGTGTTGAATAGTTTGGGTAATTCCGATAATAGTTTAACCCAGGGCCAGATCGAGGAAGTTGATCAACCCAATTCCGGTTctgaattgaagaagaagaagaaggagaagcaAGACCGTAGAGGTTGCTACAAGAGAAGGTAATTATTATAGTACTATTAGTTTAACTTTTGTACACTCATCGTTTGCATAGTACGTATATATAAAGTAGTCCTAGTTAAGATAACTTGTTTGTAAAAAGTGTCTTAGTATAAATTTTTACTATATGATAGTGTAATGAAACAACTTTTAACTATATCGATATGATCTATCGATGTCCTAACACTTATATCAAGGTAAATTGCCTTTCTTTTTACGGATGAATGTGACTAATTTTTATACTATCAATGACTATTATAGTTAAACTCATGAAAAGTAGGATGAATTACCTAGTTAAAATACacttacaaatatatattcattagttagatctaattaattatatgaaaatattcttcATTTTCAATTGGTATATATGGTACTTGTATGTGTAGCTAgctaaaaaataaagaactaaaataaaagaataatactaAGTAACCCCACTAACCCTTATAATTTTGTGTATGCAACTtggattatatatatagatcTACAAGCCAAGGCAATTTGAATAGTCAATTGGATATCTTCTGCCAACAAGCTAGCTATACATTGTTTACTGAACACACAAGTCACTTCAAAGTTGAAGCAAGTtgcatatataattatttataaatgtaattatcaattgtatacaattatttttgagcttttatatatgtatgtatgttcaaTCAAACgagagaaattatttttgtatttgcaGAAAAACTTCAGGTTCATGGATGAGAGAATCTGCAACAATGAATGATGGTTGTGCATGGAGAAAATATGGGCAGAAGAAAATACTCAATTCAAAATATCCTaggtatatatacatatacactcCAATAATCTCCAAGTTAATTAGGTCCATAATTTAAATGTGTGGGATAATTACTAATTAGAGGTAGTTTGGTACTGAAATAAGAAAcaagttatttatatattaatttttgtataatatatatgatgtttGATTGGTAGGTTAAGGTAGAAACTAAGTCATTTAAATATATGAAGGTTATACATCGTTTGGTTAACAATTTAGAAACTCAAATAACTAATAGTACATGTTTAAGTTATGACAAAATCTATGTATCTTTTTATACATGATAGAAGATGGAATaactaatacataaataattaattagtacctgcataaaaaaataacatatagatTCTCTCTGAAATAATCTCTACATTACTAGTAACAGCATATCAACACTGaatattctaattttaattttgaatatgttattattgtccgtgtatataaattaaattattttctgatGTGATGATATAGGTGCTACTATAGGTGCACCCACAAGTACGATCAAGAATGCCGGGCCACAAAACAAGTTCAAATAATCCAAGAAAATCCAATTATAATGTATCACACCACATATTTTGGCAATCACACTTGCAATCCAACAAAGATTCCAAAACATACATACAATAATCATGCTATGGTAAAGCATAGTGACTCAACAGTActaaaagaagaagaggaagaggaagaatcCAAAGGACAAAGTGATAATGCATCATCAATTGTGGATTCTAATTTATGGCAAGATTTTATGCCTTCTTCTCCCTCTGCTCATGATTCCACTATGGCTGCTAATTATAATTCTTCTTATTATGAAGAAATCATATCTAGTCATGATATGGAAGATTGGGCTAAATTTGGTGAAATTGAGGCCATTGAGTTTTGTTGACATATTGTTAATAGTAATTTAGCCCTTATGGGGTATGGCTAATGTTGTAGAATAAAACCTTCGGCTATGTTCTTGGTATtacttttaaatgaaaaaaaggtATATAGTAACTTGTCCCTAGTTGTACTTTTCTACTTTTGTTTTACTTATCTCTTAATTTTTACTGCTTTCAAGTGCATGAGaagattaaagaaaaatatcacaGAAATTAAAATCGGTTTAAATTAActtacttttaattattttaaaattaaaataactgtaaaatatttttggagtgtttgaataaattaaaagagtGTTTACAAACACTTGTTTTTAAGTAAAAAGAGACAAAAATAAGTTGATAATCATAAATTAGAAATCTTCAACTTATGAATTTCTACttataaatcaaaaacaatacTCCATCCAAACGGATATAAAACTTCTAAATTAGGTTTAGGATTTAATAATTTGTCAATGTCACAATGCACTATGTATGTTGTTGACGTCTTGTTGTATTACTTAGGAGAGTGTGTTTAGGTTAGCTCAAAGAACTTTTTAGATTACTGTTATATTTGGtaagtttcatcaatatttATTAGCTAAACAAGTAAAAGTTTAAAAGAtatctaatttaaaaaatgattaccTTATTATCTCATTCtaatataatagtaaataatTGCTTGGACTTCTTTTTGAAGCTTTTGAACAAGCAAACATGATAGTATTTTATACTCCCTCCATTCGGAGTTATGTCATATTATGCTTATCGAAAGTcagtttgattaatttttaaaggtaaattggatcacattaatttgatattttaaataaaaaaattagatattctacaactatatgaaaagtactataaattacaaaaaaaacttacgtattaatatgattaaaaaatatatcttaaaatattagtcaaaatttttatagtataactctaaaaatagaaattatgacaaataataccGAACGGAGGAAATATGTTTTATCTCTGAGTGATATTACAATGATTAGCTATAATAAAACTTTGTTAAACCTTCTTTGATTCCTCTCATATTGAATGCTCACTGGAGAATAATTGTTGATCCcaatattaaattaaacattattattatgataaacTTTTATCATTACCGCCTCCTACTAAACGATAAATCATGCGTTTAGTTTGTAATTTTAAATGGTTGTAatttctatattaaattttgcACGATTAAATAATATGCGCCTTAATTACTTACGAACTAGTActatgtaaatattatttaaataaatagttattaattttatgtttaatcatatataaaatttatgtatttgaattaatttaatattttaaattgagtagataata encodes the following:
- the WRKY80 gene encoding WRKY transcription factor 80 encodes the protein MEDFLGENPHNRLIKELVEGKSFTVQLQTLLKQPNESVLAEELIRKIWGSFTQAITVLNSLGNSDNSLTQGQIEEVDQPNSGSELKKKKKEKQDRRGCYKRRKTSGSWMRESATMNDGCAWRKYGQKKILNSKYPRCYYRCTHKYDQECRATKQVQIIQENPIIMYHTTYFGNHTCNPTKIPKHTYNNHAMVKHSDSTVLKEEEEEEESKGQSDNASSIVDSNLWQDFMPSSPSAHDSTMAANYNSSYYEEIISSHDMEDWAKFGEIEAIEFC